One genomic segment of Helianthus annuus cultivar XRQ/B chromosome 14, HanXRQr2.0-SUNRISE, whole genome shotgun sequence includes these proteins:
- the LOC110904806 gene encoding laccase-12 isoform X1, which produces MGCRNGSSALSLLSLLLLFASAVSLANAKTHYHDFVIQETKVTKLCKTQTVMTVNGQLPGPTLEVNNGDSLVINVVNRAKENVTIHWHGVRQITTAWADGPEFITQCPIRPGGSYTYRFKISGQEGTLWWHAHSSWVRATVYGALVIRPKEGDSYPFPKPKRDSVVLLGEWWNANPLDVIREAMRTGGAPNISDAYTINGQPGNLYNCSSKETVIVPIDSGETNLIRVINSGLNQQLFFTIANHKLTVVGADASYVKPFTTNVLMLGPGQTTDVLIKADQPPARYYIAARAYASAQGAPFDNTTTTAILEYKSAPCPAKGISSKPVMPTLPAYNDTATATAFTTSFRSPKKVEVPTNIDENLFITAGLGINPCPRGAPASSCQAPNRTRFTASMNNMSFVLPSNFSVLQAHHHGVPGVFTTDFPAKPPVAFDYTGNVSRSLWQPTRGTKVYKLKYGAKVQIVLQGTSIFTAENHPIHLHGYDFYILAEGFGNFNPATDTSKFNLVDPPLRNTASLPVNGWAVIRFVADNPGAWIMHCHLDVHIGWGLATVFLVDNGIGEMETLQQPPADLPVC; this is translated from the exons ATGGGGTGTCGCAACGGTTCATCCGCATTGTCGCTTTTGAGCTTGTTACTATTGTTTGCGAGTGCCGTTTCTTTGGCAAATGCGAAAACTCACTACCATGATTTTGTT ATTCAAGAAACGAAAGTGACAAAGCTGTGCAAGACCCAGACCGTTATGACGGTGAATGGGCAGTTACCCGGCCCGACTTTGGAAGTGAACAATGGTGATAGCCTAGTGATAAATGTTGTCAACAGGGCTAAAGAGAATGTTACCATTCACTG GCATGGTGTAAGACAAATTACAACAGCATGGGCTGATGGACCTGAGTTCATCACTCAATGCCCAATTAGACCAGGAGGCAGCTACACCTACAGGTTCAAAATTTCAGGACAAGAAGGAACACTATGGTGGCATGCACATAGCTCATGGGTTAGAGCCACTGTTTACGGTGCTCTCGTTATCCGTCCAAAAGAAGGAGATTCGTATCCGTTTCCTAAACCCAAACGTGATTCAGTCGTTTTGCTCG GGGAATGGTGGAATGCTAATCCACTGGATGTGATAAGGGAAGCCATGAGAACTGGAGGAGCACCAAATATTTCTGATGCATATACCATTAATGGTCAACCTGGTAATCTCTATAACTGCTCTAGCAAag AGACTGTTATAGTTCCGATAGATTCAGGCGAGACAAATCTCATTCGGGTGATCAACTCGGGTTTAAACCAACAACTTTTCTTCACTATTGCTAACCACAAACTCACAGTCGTCGGCGCTGATGCATCCTATGTCAAACCCTTCACCACCAACGTCCTCATGCTTGGACCGGGTCAAACAACCGATGTACTCATCAAAGCTGACCAACCACCAGCCCGATACTACATTGCGGCCCGTGCTTACGCCAGTGCACAAGGAGCACCGTTTGACAACACCACCACAACCGCCATTTTGGAGTACAAATCCGCCCCGTGCCCAGCAAAGGGTATCTCTTCAAAGCCGGTTATGCCTACTCTCCCGGCATACAACGACACTGCCACTGCCACCGCCTTCACCACCAGCTTCAGAAGCCCGAAAAAGGTTGAGGTTCCAACCAACATTGATGAGAATCTTTTCATCACCGCGGGCCTTGGAATAAACCCATGCCCGCGAGGAGCTCCAGCTAGTTCATGTCAAGCTCCAAACCGGACCCGATTCACCGCCAGCATGAACAACATGTCTTTCGTACTCCCATCAAACTTCTCCGTCCTACAAGCACACCACCACGGCGTTCCCGGTGTTTTCACCACTGATTTTCCAGCAAAGCCTCCAGTGGCATTTGATTACACTGGTAATGTAAGCCGGTCTCTTTGGCAACCGACCCGTGGCACTAAGGTTTACAAATTAAAATACGGAGCAAAGGTGCAGATTGTGTTGCAAGGCACAAGTATCTTCACAGCCGAAAATCACCCCATCCATCTTCATGGATATGATTTCTACATCCTTGCGGAAGGATTTGGCAACTTTAACCCCGCAACCGACACCTCTAAATTCAACCTGGTGGATCCACCATTGAGAAATACTGCCAGTTTACCTGTTAATGGATGGGCAGTCATTCGGTTTGTCGCTGATAATCCAG GTGCCTGGATTATGCACTGTCACTTGGATGTTCATATCGGGTGGGGTTTGGCGACGGTGTTTTTAGTAGACAATGGAATCGGAGAAATGGAGACATTGCAGCAACCACCAGCAGACTTGCCTGTGTGTTAA
- the LOC110904806 gene encoding laccase-12 isoform X2 produces the protein MGCRNGSSALSLLSLLLLFASAVSLANAKTHYHDFVIQETKVTKLCKTQTVMTVNGQLPGPTLEVNNGDSLVINVVNRAKENVTIHWHGVRQITTAWADGPEFITQCPIRPGGSYTYRFKISGQEGTLWWHAHSSWVRATVYGALVIRPKEGDSYPFPKPKRDSVVLLGEWWNANPLDVIREAMRTGGAPNISDAYTINGQPETVIVPIDSGETNLIRVINSGLNQQLFFTIANHKLTVVGADASYVKPFTTNVLMLGPGQTTDVLIKADQPPARYYIAARAYASAQGAPFDNTTTTAILEYKSAPCPAKGISSKPVMPTLPAYNDTATATAFTTSFRSPKKVEVPTNIDENLFITAGLGINPCPRGAPASSCQAPNRTRFTASMNNMSFVLPSNFSVLQAHHHGVPGVFTTDFPAKPPVAFDYTGNVSRSLWQPTRGTKVYKLKYGAKVQIVLQGTSIFTAENHPIHLHGYDFYILAEGFGNFNPATDTSKFNLVDPPLRNTASLPVNGWAVIRFVADNPGAWIMHCHLDVHIGWGLATVFLVDNGIGEMETLQQPPADLPVC, from the exons ATGGGGTGTCGCAACGGTTCATCCGCATTGTCGCTTTTGAGCTTGTTACTATTGTTTGCGAGTGCCGTTTCTTTGGCAAATGCGAAAACTCACTACCATGATTTTGTT ATTCAAGAAACGAAAGTGACAAAGCTGTGCAAGACCCAGACCGTTATGACGGTGAATGGGCAGTTACCCGGCCCGACTTTGGAAGTGAACAATGGTGATAGCCTAGTGATAAATGTTGTCAACAGGGCTAAAGAGAATGTTACCATTCACTG GCATGGTGTAAGACAAATTACAACAGCATGGGCTGATGGACCTGAGTTCATCACTCAATGCCCAATTAGACCAGGAGGCAGCTACACCTACAGGTTCAAAATTTCAGGACAAGAAGGAACACTATGGTGGCATGCACATAGCTCATGGGTTAGAGCCACTGTTTACGGTGCTCTCGTTATCCGTCCAAAAGAAGGAGATTCGTATCCGTTTCCTAAACCCAAACGTGATTCAGTCGTTTTGCTCG GGGAATGGTGGAATGCTAATCCACTGGATGTGATAAGGGAAGCCATGAGAACTGGAGGAGCACCAAATATTTCTGATGCATATACCATTAATGGTCAACCTG AGACTGTTATAGTTCCGATAGATTCAGGCGAGACAAATCTCATTCGGGTGATCAACTCGGGTTTAAACCAACAACTTTTCTTCACTATTGCTAACCACAAACTCACAGTCGTCGGCGCTGATGCATCCTATGTCAAACCCTTCACCACCAACGTCCTCATGCTTGGACCGGGTCAAACAACCGATGTACTCATCAAAGCTGACCAACCACCAGCCCGATACTACATTGCGGCCCGTGCTTACGCCAGTGCACAAGGAGCACCGTTTGACAACACCACCACAACCGCCATTTTGGAGTACAAATCCGCCCCGTGCCCAGCAAAGGGTATCTCTTCAAAGCCGGTTATGCCTACTCTCCCGGCATACAACGACACTGCCACTGCCACCGCCTTCACCACCAGCTTCAGAAGCCCGAAAAAGGTTGAGGTTCCAACCAACATTGATGAGAATCTTTTCATCACCGCGGGCCTTGGAATAAACCCATGCCCGCGAGGAGCTCCAGCTAGTTCATGTCAAGCTCCAAACCGGACCCGATTCACCGCCAGCATGAACAACATGTCTTTCGTACTCCCATCAAACTTCTCCGTCCTACAAGCACACCACCACGGCGTTCCCGGTGTTTTCACCACTGATTTTCCAGCAAAGCCTCCAGTGGCATTTGATTACACTGGTAATGTAAGCCGGTCTCTTTGGCAACCGACCCGTGGCACTAAGGTTTACAAATTAAAATACGGAGCAAAGGTGCAGATTGTGTTGCAAGGCACAAGTATCTTCACAGCCGAAAATCACCCCATCCATCTTCATGGATATGATTTCTACATCCTTGCGGAAGGATTTGGCAACTTTAACCCCGCAACCGACACCTCTAAATTCAACCTGGTGGATCCACCATTGAGAAATACTGCCAGTTTACCTGTTAATGGATGGGCAGTCATTCGGTTTGTCGCTGATAATCCAG GTGCCTGGATTATGCACTGTCACTTGGATGTTCATATCGGGTGGGGTTTGGCGACGGTGTTTTTAGTAGACAATGGAATCGGAGAAATGGAGACATTGCAGCAACCACCAGCAGACTTGCCTGTGTGTTAA